The genomic stretch ATGTTTTGACATTCGTGCAGTTACTGGATTCTAACTAACATGACTAGTATACTGTATCAATTCCTGAAAAAATATTGTAGCCCTCAGTTAGCTTTTGGCTAACCTATTGTAATCTTGCTTGTCTCTGTTAAGTTTTAATGCAAGCGCCGGGGAGCTTTGCTCCATAATtttcattcaaaaaaaaatcctgAATGTGATTTTAGTTATGTCGCTGAAGTTCGTTTGAGCATGTTGTTTTGTTTCTACAGGCTGTATGGGCCTTGATCATCAGCGGTTGATGGTATAGTGGGAGGCCAGCTCGATGATGGAGGGCCTGGTTTTTTTTAGTTACCACTTAGAAATGCATATATGGAGGCCCGCTTGGTTTAGTTACCACTTAGTAATGTATGTGTGGATTCCATCTTGTTGGTCGTGTATGTCAAGATCTAGCTCAGAGTTAGTTGAATCAATTTTCTTGCTAAACAGTATAAAAAACAAAGACTAGCGTGTACAAAGAGATAGTCTTGTACATTTTACGATACATatctctctttgttggagccACCTTGAGTACCCACCTCTATCAAGAGCCCTCAAATTATAGCCCCTACTCTTGATTTGAGACCCCTCATTTTTAGCTTGATTTTCTACATCTAATTCAGCACTAGCTCTCAAATCAGAGCCCTCAAATCCATTATAACAAACACTGACATAAGGGACCCTCAAATCTAATACTCAATCTTGTGCTGTGGTCTCTGATTCAAAACGAAGGCACACTAAAATCGCATTGCATACAACTATATACTTCATTGAATTTGTACCTACAACATTTAAACCACCACCCTCCTTGGTTAGTCTCATGCAAAAGGGCCCCATCACAATTCATCTTATAAGAGGGTAACaggtactgtaacattttcgtcttatttggaaattagtatccaattatagactaattagactcagaaaattcgtctcgcaaattactctatATCTgtgttagtttcgtaaatagtctatatgtagtactccatgcatgtgtccaaatattcgatgcGACGGGCGGTAAACTTTACCGAGagtaaccaaacagggcctaaattgTCGGGGGTATCTTCCACCCTACTAAAAATGGCAGATTGTTTGTGTAATGGATCATTCTTGTTTGCAATAAACTCCGTGCTTTCAGATGATAAAACACATCATTACTTCCTTCGTTCCCCACTAGCATGCAGACCACCAGCACCACACTAGTACAAAATTCCTCTATTGCTTATCACAATTCAAATCCCCCCATTGGTTCTTTTGAATTGAATTTATTCTAATAATTATAATTTAGGCACAAATTAATTAAGCTAATATTATAGAATATGTTTGTATATTATTGTTAGTCATACAAGGAAGTTACTTATATGTTCCATTTATACTATATAAAGACGAGTTGAAGACCATGCAATAAGTTGGAGAGTTGAAATATATCATGGTGATTCATAGAATCAATTTTTATGTCTCATACTATAAATTTGAGATAGTCTAACttagaaaagttatgaaacatcAAATTCTAAGCCAAATAGCCTatcattatatattttttaaaaaaataaaaagatccaAATGGCCCAAATATTTCTCTGATGGAGCGTATAGAATCCAAATTCAACTGCAGCCAAAATAGCCTGTTGGTTTCATCGTTATCCGTGGCAAATAAAAAACCGATAGCGACACCGAGATAATAGTATATCTCCTCGATCTGGTTGCCACTACCTTATTCTACACGTGCTCATTGACATTTTAATAAATTTCTTCCAGAATAATGCACTATACAGTGGGTGAGATGAATTGTTTCCTAGACGTGCACAGCATGCCACTGCCAGCACCTCTCTAGTCTACTACTACCAGGCTTTCTTTAGTTTTCAAGATCTTTCATCACATTGAATTTTTGGatatatatatggagcattaaatatagataaaaaaataactaattacataacttgtctataatttgcgaaacaaatcttttaaacttacttaataaataattagacaataattatcaaatacaaataaaaatattacagtagccaaagccaaaaaattcaaaaaaaaaacaatatccTAGTTGAAAAggatttttctctctttttggtACCTAGatagaggccttgtttagtttctagaaATTTTTAatattcctcatcacatcaaatctttatacacatgtatgaagtattaaatataaacaaaaataaaaactaactgcacaatttatttataatttgcgagacgaatcttttaagactaattattttataattaaataataatcattataaataaactaaagtgttacagtagccaaagctaaaaatttttacgaactcaACAAGGCCAGAGTATGCATTCATTCACGGCCCAGTCTCTGTCGTCTCCTCGACGACTCCTCTCTGTGTCCTTGTTTGTGCCTGCCATCCAACGACGGGCAGGGGCACCCAACTCCAAAGCCTCCAACTCCTTGTCCTGATATTTCCATCCGTCGTCCTCACATACTCCCTATCTGATATCTCCATCATCGGCTGGGACGGCCGGCTCCTGTATAGTTGCTGCCGATCGATTTGCCTTTCTGTGTGTCATCACGTCGGTCGGGCTCAAAATAAGCATCCTCCTCCTCATCTCGTCGATCTGATTATTATTATACATTGCTCGTGCCATTTTCTTGTGTCTCTGTGCGTGCGTGTGTTTATTTGTCCATGCATATCGATCCATCTCTATACATCTCCAACGACGCCAACCGTACCGCCGgctagtcgtcgtcgtcgtgcgtGGGATCGATCCGATCCTCGCCGCCGGCCGCTGCTCACGAGTCACGACCAAGGATGGACACCTCCTCCGGCGACCTCaccaacggcggcggcgccacctcCAGCGCCCAGACGACAACGAAGCCTCTGACCATGTTCTACAACGGCGGCGTCGCCGTGTTCCATCTCCCACAAGATAAGGTGTCCATGGACTAACTATACTATACATCCCGATGGCCTTCCATCTGTGTGTATCGGGCGGCGATCAATCTCGCCTCGTTTTCCATCTCATGCCTTGGCGTGCCTATTCACGTGTATGCTGATGATATGCGTGCGGCCATGACGACAGGCGGAGGTTGTCATGAACATGGCGGCGGgtgaggacggcggcggcggcggccgccaccTGCAGCCAAACCACGGCGACGAGTTGCTCGCCAAGTTGAGACAAGGTATAGTAGTACTAGGCCattaatcaactatgtttaGATAACTGTCTACAGTTTTCTTTCTGGTAACCAAATACATCTGTCATTCGATCTTAACCATCCTGTATTCGGTTATTGTGGAATACTGGAATATATAATCCATCTTTTTGCTATGTTTAGATTTATCTGAAAATTTGAAACAAGAAGAAACTGTGAGAAGAATTGTAAATGATCTTTATAATAAACGATATGAACAGCTAAAGTTACATCATTTTTTACCAAAAAAAAAGTTATGTTAATTTGAAACAGCCAGAAaccatgtgtgtgtgtgtgttgggggtgggggggggggtgttGGGGGAGGGGGGTAGCCAAGGTGCACATCACAAAGCAGAATCAGATGTCTCAAGATTTAGACTCAACCCTCGACAGATTTTGATGTACAAAATCTATCAACATATTACATACTCCCCCCACCCCCCTAGTCTCAAAATAAATAACTTTCTTAAAACTTTCATATGGATTAAAGACATTGGTAAAAGACGCATACATATCCTCATATCTTTTCCTTTCCTAGGGTATATCTCTTGAATTTGGCAATTATGTTTTGCATGCATCCATAACTTTAGCAGTATTAGAACACAGATATCCCATTTTTTTTACAGAATATtattttttcaagacaaattttAAATACCACAAAGTTATCGTTTTGTGGCGGAGGGAGTAGTATAATTAATACACCTTATTTCTACTTTTTTGGCCCTATAAgtgtagtatttttttttttggagaaaCGGCACTATAAAAAGTGTAGTGCATGTCACTATATATGTCATACATGCATGCTTTGATAAATGAAAAAAGGGCAATGGAATAATGGCCTTTCTTGTTCTGTTGCGCACGCAGGGATGCCCGCGGCAAGCAAGATATCTCTGCAGCGTTTCTTCCAGAAGCGCAAGGAGAGGTACGCAAGCAGGCACCTCATCTCCGATCCTGTGGTAttataggtttcatcatgagtTTACTGTTCCAAACAAAAGCCAGCTAGCTAGATCAAACTACTCTCTATCcaggaaagaatcaattcctagaattcgtgccagtcaaatttttttaaatttgactaactttatagaaaagagtatcaacatctatgacataaaatgtgcatcatatgaaaatatattctataatgaatctaatgatactaatttaatACCATATATaagtcttagcatttttttttagaaatttggtcaaagtttaaaaaatttgacttaggacaactctagaaattgattctttcgaggacggagggagtacattaaCAAACAAGAAGTTGATTtatgaggaacaatgaattctAAAAGTTGATTTATGAGGAATTGAGAGGGAGTATATCtactaagagcaagtattatagcaggctgtaagccagctaaatgctgaggtggaggagagagaagaggagagagagtaaaagcgggctgtaagcttacagccggctcagacacaaaaaccaagaaaGTCTGTGAGACAGACAAGTGAGCCATGCattaatagtgatgagctaacTATTATATGAGTGGGCTGCAAGAAGGCTATAAAGAAATCTTACAGCCAACAGCTGACtgtattataatacttgctctaacaAAGAACTAGTATTTTGAGGAAACAAACGAGAAGTTGTTATCAATCTGTCATGTGTGTGACAACTGTAGTACATTTGTTTTCTTGCTTCTAGTAGTACAGTACCAGTAGAATACTAGAGTGCTACATATATAGGCGGCGTGAAGCACGTTTTGATTGACCAAACGATTTGGTTGTTTATCCCAACGTCGCGCCTCCGTGACCCAGTCGTGACTCGTGAGCCAATGCAACAACAAACTGTGGATCGATGCATGCTTGCTTGTCGTCAAACTGCGGCACGGCTCCGTTTCAGTTCCTCCTCGCATGAGGGCTATATATAGCCTATAGCCCTATAGTTCGTTGTGTTTGATGTGGACACTTGAGATTTCTTTTTCTATTCGTTGCAGTTATCGATCGGTTCTGCACGTATACAGATAGATTTAGAACAACAACTTCATGCATATTATACCTTTATAAGTACTCTTTCTTGATATAAATCTATTTCTACAGTGGTCTCtgatcaattttttttttcaaattttgaatGAGTTATAAAAACGCATCAAGATTTATGAAACCAAATTAGTATAATTAAttacatcataaaatatattcctTATAATATGCTAATTTGGTGCCATATAAATATTTATCTGTTTTTCTCTAAACCTGGTTAAACATAAACAAGTTTTACTTCAGACAATTATAATAACTGATTTATCTAAGGACGAAGAGGCTATACTCTAATGActtaacaaagtttttcttgtgTGAAAATAATTCATAAGAAAACCAATAAGTATTGAATTTAGTGAACGAGAATGGTAGTTTTGAAGAGCGAAAAAGACGTGGAGTGATTTCGAGAATCTATTTGAGCCCaatttttatttgatttatAAATTTTATGATAAAGAGAGGAGTTTTTTGGAGATatatattcttatcacgtgTCATAGAACGTTAGACAAACCAGTTTTAAAGTCTttaagggtctgtttggtttCCCTCTGCTAACTTTGGCTACTAAAGTTAGTCACATTATTAGTATCTCAGGAGTGACTAAAGTGGGCTAAAGTGCCCAATGGACAAGGGTTGTCCCTTAATATTATTGCCCCTCCACCTTGATTTGTGGATTCATTAAGAGTAGTTTGGTCTTTATTGAACTACTTTAATGACCTTTAGTCACTTTTAGTCATTAGAACCAAACATg from Sorghum bicolor cultivar BTx623 chromosome 3, Sorghum_bicolor_NCBIv3, whole genome shotgun sequence encodes the following:
- the LOC8059386 gene encoding protein TIFY 9 yields the protein MDTSSGDLTNGGGATSSAQTTTKPLTMFYNGGVAVFHLPQDKAEVVMNMAAGEDGGGGGRHLQPNHGDELLAKLRQGMPAASKISLQRFFQKRKERLYGP